In Thermoanaerobaculia bacterium, a single window of DNA contains:
- a CDS encoding TMEM175 family protein translates to MGEAHANARLEAFCDGVFAIALTLLIIDIKLPSTDSIGSTAEFWRALQHLAPSVFAFVLSFGIILVTWVNHHGALGLVNKTSASFIYANGFLLLTVVFIPFPTSLLGTFLWTDHAAPAVVLYDAVLAVQAIGWILVTGAALRNHLVRDERSKSTMRENNRNGYGAFVLYSLLAITAFWFPTAIAIVTTVSWIFWLTLGIRMKRA, encoded by the coding sequence ATGGGAGAAGCCCACGCCAACGCCCGGTTGGAAGCGTTCTGCGACGGGGTGTTCGCGATCGCGCTGACGCTCCTGATCATCGACATCAAGCTCCCCTCGACGGACAGTATTGGCAGCACCGCCGAATTCTGGCGCGCGCTCCAGCACCTGGCGCCCTCCGTGTTTGCGTTCGTGCTGAGCTTCGGCATCATCCTCGTCACCTGGGTGAATCACCACGGCGCGCTCGGGCTGGTGAACAAGACATCCGCGTCGTTCATCTATGCCAACGGCTTCCTGCTGCTGACCGTCGTGTTCATCCCGTTTCCGACGTCGTTGCTGGGCACGTTTCTCTGGACGGACCACGCCGCTCCCGCCGTCGTCTTGTACGACGCCGTCCTGGCCGTTCAGGCGATCGGCTGGATCCTCGTCACGGGCGCGGCGCTGAGGAACCATCTCGTCAGGGACGAAAGATCGAAATCGACGATGCGCGAAAACAACAGAAACGGGTACGGGGCCTTCGTGCTCTACTCTCTGCTCGCCATCACGGCCTTCTGGTTTCCGACCGCCATCGCCATCGTCACCACCGTGTCCTGGATCTTCTGGCTGACGCTGGGGATCAGGATGAAACGCGCGTGA